DNA from Brassica napus cultivar Da-Ae chromosome C4, Da-Ae, whole genome shotgun sequence:
ttttatatatatagatggaTTAAATTCAGTTAATAATATTTCggttttatgtatattttataactttttaatatctattttaaatttaaattcatttcGGATTCTTTAACAATACTTCTGATTTAGTTACTTAAATTGAAATAGTTTtataattgaatatttgaaataattatttaaattttagataattcattttagatactattttgttacaaaaaaaatactaatttgtatttgttttatttggtttttttaAGGTTTCTCGGATTTTTTAATCCCTTTCGGATTTGGGTCGATGATATTCAATATCCAAACTACTGCTGACCCATTCAGTACTTTTACCTGATGATTCCACCATGAGGAATGTTGCTAAGAAGCATTCATTTGAGGCTACCCATACTGTTGATGGACAAGGACTTTACCTTGCTGTTAACCAAACAATAGATTATACCAGAGAACCATCTATAGATCGTCTTCTGTATTGaaattattcattttaaataaatctgaatctttgaaaatgaaaaagaagaaaaaaaactcttgCAGAGGATCTTTACACGAAATAAAATAAACCACCAAACAAGTCCAAAGTAAACTGTATAAACCCTTTCCAGTAAACAGTATAAACCAACCTCTTAGAAGAGAGAAAACTTCAAACAGTTACTTTCCGCAAACAAATTGTACTCTTCACCCACTgtcctctctttcttctttttattattgTCACCAAACAAATGGTCTCCTGAGAACTGCAAGGAGAAGTCCCCCAAAACCCCATCTTTGGGATTAGCAGGATTCGACCTACTTGCTGTAGAAAGAGCAACCGGCCCACCAAAGTGGAACAAGGAGAAGTCCTCGCCACTATCAGTTTCCTGACCTCTTCTGCTTGGAGTTTTCACTGGAGACATTCTGTTTATTTCCCTTTCATCTTCTGCTTCCTTCAGATAACTCCGCTCCAGTGGCTCAAGAGTTAGAACTTGTTCAACAGTGTTGTTCATTGTGTTGATTTCAGCAAACGGGTGAAAAAGGGGAGCTGGCCCGGAGTTGTAGAAAGGGGTTGCTGAATGGTTCAATGGGGTCCCATACTGCAGACATAACGGTGAATCTCCATTCAGGCTGTATCCAAGAGTACCTGCGTACACATAATGGTTAGGATGAGGGAATGGCATCAATCCATTGGCTGGAGCTGCAGACCAAGATACTGGAGCTTGATGATAGTAACCCATTGTTGCAGGAGACTGGAAGACAGGCACAGGTATACTCTGGTTAAGCATTTGAGGAAACATCATGCTTTGTGGCTGGGACGGGTAGGAACCAGTTATAACACTGGGTACCGTATTGTCCATGCTTTGGCTAAGAACCGTAGAAGGAGTTTCTGATAATTTACTTTCCTCGTTTTCAGCTGGATGGTTGGACATTTTCTTAATCCTTAAAAGGTCTCTTTCATCAATACTCTTCTCTGTCTCTTTCTCTATCATCTTCTCGTGACAGTGATGCATTTCATTGTCCACTAGTTTCTCTTCCAAGTCAGACATCGGGGAGGATCCAGTGTTTCTGCTGTTTGAAGACGATGTATTGCTATCTCCTTCACTGAGACATGAAGAGCAATTATCTGAACTGGAGCTTCTACTCATTATAGGATCTTTCGAGTACATGTCACCATTCTTCGATATTAAGTGAACTTCCATCTTCTTGTCTTCCTCAATTGGATTAATACAATTACCAGAAAACCTGATGCAATCACTACCCAACTTTTCTGAAGCATTGCATTCAGCCTGTGTATCAGCTAACTTCACAGCGAAACTAACATCTACAACCTCTTCTGCATCAGAGTGTGAGCTGTTTCGCGGATGCTTCAGCTGCGTGGAGTCCAAAACCTTTCTCACAGTTACTGGCATACCTCTGGCTGCCGATATATTAGATTCTGCCTTTTCCCAGTATCCATTACTGGGTTTGTAACTGCAAGAATGGTCATCGTACCTCTCACCATTCCTCTTTTCTGAACACTGAAACCCCTGATGAGACCTAATGCTGTTTGGTTTACCACCAGCCTTCAAAGCTTTCACCCTCAGATTTTTATTTGACCCATTAGGATGTCTTGAAGATCGTTCTATCCATAATCTTTCCGTCTGATGAACAGGTCCTGGGCTATCATTTGTACAGCACCCATTTTCATGATCTATAATCTCTTTATCAGTGCTATCAGAATAGTGGGTCTCCGCGGTTGAAGTAATGCAACCATCCAAACACTCTCCATCTTGATCATCAGGAGTACCAGGTGAAGACAATTCTACATCTCCAGTTTCAATTCCTGTGTCCTCACAGTTTATGGTGTTGTTTGATTCCTCATCAAGATTCACAGAGCCTTCTTCTGCTCGTTTTTCTCGTTCCTTATCAATAAACTTTGGGTTCTTCTGCTCTTTTTCCTTCAACCTCTCTTTTCTACGAAGTTTTTTCTCcctttcttttgttcttttccGCTCTTTTCGCTCCTCTTCTTCacgcttttctttttcttcttcctcaagaAGCTTATTCTGCAAGTGTTAAGATGATGAAATTGTTGGACAGAAAATGGGTAACATGTGCGAAATTGCACAGATGTCAAAAAGTACAATCAAGATAGCAAACAAACCTGCTTCTCCAAGGTGATAATTTCCTTGCAGGCAACATGAACACGTTGTTCTAGTAGTTTCGATGAGAGGCAGATAAATATAATGTGTGCATTTTGACGGGCTGTACCATCCCTAAAAGCCTTTTCAACCTAAGACATTATTATGAAGAGAAAGTGAACTTAGAGAAATACACCTACATAAAGCGCAGAATAAAAACAGAAGAATCTATAACAAACCTGCTCCTTGAATATAACCATTGCAGCATCTAGAAGAAACTCTCGAGCAAGTTCTGGACTCTTAGCGTGCTTTTGTGGACGGAAGCACTCACCATCAAGCTCATTCCCATCTTTGTCCATCGCGACttcattcttatatatttattggaAATACAATGACAATATTTTA
Protein-coding regions in this window:
- the LOC125585020 gene encoding uncharacterized protein LOC125585020 translates to MLGLSHKDDHSSSGFWSSDVDGVSYKQLDKFWSELSPRARQELLRIDRQALFEQARKSMCCSRCNSLLLECFLQIVSQGSSKSSPKDQTFLSRNFCNTSAVSQWGGLTAARDGSLTVLDCYLYAKSFKALQNVFESARVRERERELLYPDACGGDGRVWISQGYGKGYGTRDSCALHTTWLSCETLVDFWSALEDESRQSLFTMKEEDFIDRLTSRFDCKKFCRDCRKNVIREFKSLKELKRMQRKPQCTEWFCAADTAFQYQVGSNSVRADWSQHFTENAGYHQFEWAIGTEKGEIDILEFKRVGSNRSAQASGLDLHGLKECYITLRAFKKNGRSSEISVKAHALGCQQCVHSRLVVGDGFVTIKRGKCIRMFFEHAEEVEEEENEVAMDKDGNELDGECFRPQKHAKSPELAREFLLDAAMVIFKEQVEKAFRDGTARQNAHIIFICLSSKLLEQRVHVACKEIITLEKQNKLLEEEEKEKREEEERKERKRTKEREKKLRRKERLKEKEQKNPKFIDKEREKRAEEGSVNLDEESNNTINCEDTGIETGDVELSSPGTPDDQDGECLDGCITSTAETHYSDSTDKEIIDHENGCCTNDSPGPVHQTERLWIERSSRHPNGSNKNLRVKALKAGGKPNSIRSHQGFQCSEKRNGERYDDHSCSYKPSNGYWEKAESNISAARGMPVTVRKVLDSTQLKHPRNSSHSDAEEVVDVSFAVKLADTQAECNASEKLGSDCIRFSGNCINPIEEDKKMEVHLISKNGDMYSKDPIMSRSSSSDNCSSCLSEGDSNTSSSNSRNTGSSPMSDLEEKLVDNEMHHCHEKMIEKETEKSIDERDLLRIKKMSNHPAENEESKLSETPSTVLSQSMDNTVPSVITGSYPSQPQSMMFPQMLNQSIPVPVFQSPATMGYYHQAPVSWSAAPANGLMPFPHPNHYVYAGTLGYSLNGDSPLCLQYGTPLNHSATPFYNSGPAPLFHPFAEINTMNNTVEQVLTLEPLERSYLKEAEDEREINRMSPVKTPSRRGQETDSGEDFSLFHFGGPVALSTASRSNPANPKDGVLGDFSLQFSGDHLFGDNNKKKKERTVGEEYNLFAESNCLKFSLF